The Tamandua tetradactyla isolate mTamTet1 chromosome 13, mTamTet1.pri, whole genome shotgun sequence genome segment ACTACAAATATTTACTATGTTTGCTTTATTACATAATTATTACTCATTTACTTCTTTCTATTCATATCcatccatcttattttttatgcatttcagCATAAGTTGTAAACATCAGTCAGTACATCTCATCCCCTAAACATTTTAATATGGATATCATAAACTTGGGTTCAATaattcttttaagagttttggatttttttaggtaaaatataatatattgaaTGCACAAATCTTAACTGTAATGCAAACCCCTACCAAGAATAGAATACTACCATAACCTCTAGAAAGTTCTATTATATCCCTTCCTGGCCAATACAAGCCCACAcccatatgtcatatctaattttccttctttctacactcttctccacacctctctcttctgtcttttcgtatctgtctctagtgctccctttagtatttcttgcagagctggtctcttggtcacaaattctctcagtgattttttgtctgaaaatgttttaatttctccctcatttttgaaggacaattttgctgggtatagaattcttggttggcagtttttctgttttagtaatttaaatatatcatcccactgtcttctcgcctccatggtttctgctgagaaatctacacatagtcttattgggtttcccttgtatgtgatggattgcttttctcttgctgctttcaagatcttcactttctctttgacctctgacattctgactagtaagtgtcttggagaacatctgtttggatctattctctttggggtacactgcacttcttggatctgtaattttaggtctttcataagagttgggaaattttcagtgataacttcttccattagtttttctcctccttttcccttctcttctccttcccggatacccacaacatgtatatttgtgctcttcatattatcattcagttccctgagtccctgctcatatttttccatttttttccctatagtttttgtatcttgtcagatttcagaggttccgtcctccagttcactaatcctaacctctgtctcttgaaatctaccattgtaggtttccgttgtttttttcatctcttctactgtacctttcatccccataagttctgtgatttgttttttcagaatttccatttcttctctttgttcattccttgccttcttcatatcctccctcaattcattgatttggtttttgatgaggttttccatgtctgttcgtacattctgaattagttgtttcagctcttgtatctcatttgaactactggtttgttcctttgactgggccatatcttcaattttcctggtatgatttgttattttttgctggtgtctagacatttaattaccttaattagtttattctggagattgctttcacttctcttacctagggttttcttgctagatgaatttgctgtctatctgttctttgaccttcagatCACCTTTttccggacctctagcttaggttttgtttaacagaggataatttttcagttcttgttttcttgtttcttgccctgcttgtacggtgccttttccctccccacccttaggagggtctacgtaggtattatagactccagccagtttttcccagactaaattggcctcctatcagggggaaggagtcacctgcgtcagttttccctgagggtgagacccagcaggttaaaagactttcctgtgaggtctctgggttctgtttttcttatcctgcccagtatgtggcgcttgtctgactgcaggtcccaccagcataagatgatgcagcacTTTTAACtgtggaagactctccctgctggggcgtggtggagatggaggagaggttgtaggctggttttaatggcttcaaattgccaggccctggggtctgaattccttgagagagggattccacctgagttgggcttcacccctcccctggggaaggcacaggtgggagacagccctgaaagcagcccgtttctgcctatgcctagggtagttgcagcccgagtagtcccaccactgaatccagaggttgccaagtctccgtagaaacacagccactaaaacttctgtttccttccctttcctctttttccatgagcccaatgagcgaactccgccttgaccaggtttagagtctctttcctttccctctgggaagccgcctgtgggggaggggcactgggtgCTGGCCACcccagcttggggaactcacggttttggggaggcttgcagctggtccagctggtccagactggggtacggtgtgtgtctggtcactgacgtggctccgggagctgttctgtactgtttctggttatttagtagttgttctggaggacgaactaaaatgcgcacattgctaagctgccatcttggcccctctcctgGCAAGCCCACACCCATACCGAGAGACAgccttgttttgatttttttccaccATCAATTAGTTTTGATTTTTCTATAACTTCATTTAGATGCAGTCCTACAATGTGGGctattttgtgtctgacttcatttgctcaacattatggttatgagattcatccatatggTTGCATGTtgcagtagttcattcctttttattgctgagtagaaaACAGATTGTAttgcaatttgtttatccattcaattatttatgggtatttgggtGGTTTCCACTTTGAGGCTATTATGAACAAagtgctatgaacattcttgtacatgtctTTTTGCAGTAGTATGTTTTCATTTACCTTtgataaatacctaggagtgaaatggTTGTGACATAGGCATGTATTTAACTTTGtgagaaaatgtaaaacagttttccaaagttattgtatcatttttcattttagacaCCCACCAATAATGTATGAGAGTCCAACCAGTCCACATTTTAACTGGAACACTGTAGTAGATAACAATAGAGGTCTAACAAATCATCCTTGTCTAAAAAACTTATAACTTGGGAAATGTGGTTAACACacatgaaatgaagaaaattgaacaCTAAGCTGTGCAAAGCTGATTTTACATGCAGGAATAACTGCATAGTCCCAAGAAGTCAAGAGGCAGAAGTGCTCCCCTCTTGCCTCCTCCTCTACCACTCCCCACTACCACATACACACCGAAGTTCATCGGATCAGGTGCTCCAGCTCATTTCATCTGAGGGTAAGAAGGGAAGGAGGTACAACATGGATTCTGTACGTTACGGGAAGATTTCCCCTTTACAGGATTTAAGGGCAGGACCAAGAAATCACTGAAATTATCAATAAATTTAATCCCATTCTGAACTATTAGGTAGTATATAATAagaatccaaaaagacccactggATCAGTGATGcaaccatgattttttttttaaatcaatattaaaatacacatttaatgTTTTCTTACACATCTCGCatcatgatatttttaaaagtaacctCTTTCTGACATGTCACAGTACATCTGTGtggtcttttcttttcctttggcagCAATGTCTCTAACAGAAAGCATTGTCTGAATTATCTCAGTAATAATTATGAGTGTTCAGGTAACAAATGTTTTTCTCTGTAATAGTGCAGAATGCCACAAGATGTCACTCTTGAGCTGAAAAACTATTTCAATTCAATTTAGGAGCTGTTAGCAATACCCAATACCAGACCAAACAGACAAAAGCTTGTGACTACTTATCAGCGCTTTATCCATACAAATAGTTTTCCAGGGAAGAGAGGGTTTCCATCTATGAAATCTATAAATGAACTGCtcttatttatgaaacatatattaatatttcttaacTTAATAAGTAACAATTGGTTTTCATTATAAATTGTATTAAGATACATCTAACTTTGTTaagtaataatagtgaaatacaAAGCTGAAATGTAAAGTTCATTAATCACTGAAAGTCAAGTAGCTTATGGCTTTATCACTAAATGTGACCTGCAGCAAATCaatttattttcctgatttcaccAGAGTGGTAAAAACTTCCTTTCTTAGGTTAACATACAGCTGTATATATTTGATATATCCTACTACATATTTAAATACAGACTTCTAATTCTAAAGCATTTTGATTTTTATAGAAGCAATCAAAATACAACTATTCAAGTACAATACCACTAGGGGTATGGTAATAGAAAATATTATGCCCAAGAAGACACTTATAAATATAATGAGACTTCTCAACAACTTGGGGAagtattttaggaaaatatttacttTGGATAAAACAATTACAGTCAGAAGTATAAACTCTTGAagtaaaaaaacacatttattacagagaacctttttttaaaataatagaatatcCTGAAGTTCAAAAAATAGATTTGTTTAAACaaactttttcaaattttcaagttTCAAGAATAATCGGTTATTAGGGGTTGTATATACCATTTGAGTTGGTAATATTGCCTTTCAACTATaatccaaataatttttttaaacttctcattTTTGTAAGGTGTTTATAACGTCCAAAATATGCAAAAGTCCAAGTGCCCTCCTCTCTCGCCCCGGTGAACTGCTGGACACTACCGTATGTTAATGAAATAGGATATATTTCTATTAGTAGTAAGTTATTAGGATTACAATCGTATTATTAGAATAAGAGTATTGGAAATGATGGGTGAAAATATAGGATTCAAAGTGATATGTAAACTAGAGAGAAGGTAAATAGTGCACTTGCGCAAATAGTGCCTGGTTTGGaatgtttaacattttgttttttaactcaaaatttatatctttctatttaagaaaataatagtttGCTAAAATTCGTGTGATTATTTCTAATACTGGAAACAAAGTAAatgatttctatttcattttacagTACCACTCTAATATacatctggtgtgtgtgtgtgtgtcgtgGTGGTGAGAAATCTCTACGTGAGAGAAGTGGGAGGGGAACAGTGGGGGAGGCCCCTCTGTCACACTGATAATACGTTCATTCATAGGGAGCCAGCTAAAACAGACTAAACCCTCAAGCAGTCATTTCCTCTACCCCAAAAAGGCTCCCCACCTCTCCCCGAACTCGGTAAGTTCCAAGCGCAGTAAAAGTGCATGTTTCCGAAGAATATGGTTTTGTAGTTTATTGGAgggtggagagagggaaggggatGGAAGTTGTAATTAATTACCAGGCAACACTTTGCTGTCGTATTTGCATGGAGAAGAAAGCCTCAATGCACAAGTGGTTTCAAAAGATTATATAGTAAGCCGTTCAACCCAGGCAAGGTCAGAGGGCTCGCTCACATGCTACCGCTGCTGCCCACTGGAAACCAGCGCCCAGAATACCTAGGGAGGGGATATCCGTGTCTGAGCAAAGGCTGCgcctctgtctctgcctctgtccgCAGGTCCGGGGGATGCTCCTCACCTGGCCCGGTGTCGGCTGAAGCTCCTGCGTTCTCAGAAGAGCTGAGCGGGTGGAGGCGGACACCGCGGGCCATGAGTCCTCCCAGGCTGCGAGCGTCGCTCTCACCGCTGCTGCTGGGCTGCTTCCTCCTCGCGGCCGCCCGCGGGGACCAGGAGACAGCCAGCAGCGAGGCGGAACCGGCCCCCGGCCCCGCGAGCGGCAACTCGGGCCGCTTTGTCAGCCGGGAGAAGCACGCGTGCAGCTGGCAGCTCCTGCTGAGGGCCACGGGGCTGGCGCTCAGCTGCCAAGACCCGGACGGGGGGCAGTACCAGTGCGCCTACCGCGGGGAGCCGCAGCGCTGCGCCGCCTACACTGCCCGGGGCTCGCGCTACTGGAAGCAGGTGCTGGGCCGACTGCGCAAGAAGCGGCGACCCTGCCACGACCCCGCGCCACTCAAGGTCCGCCTGTGCGCTGGCAAGAAGGGCCA includes the following:
- the FGFBP3 gene encoding fibroblast growth factor-binding protein 3 → MSPPRLRASLSPLLLGCFLLAAARGDQETASSEAEPAPGPASGNSGRFVSREKHACSWQLLLRATGLALSCQDPDGGQYQCAYRGEPQRCAAYTARGSRYWKQVLGRLRKKRRPCHDPAPLKVRLCAGKKGHSAELRLVPGSSPPAGPTGAGFHAKPKPLTRSRGWSREHASGPAAGAPPPPSARSVVKPSENTKGSKRKERPLGTRPDPDGLEENAELTETYCAEKWHSLCNFFVNFWNG